Proteins encoded by one window of Sorangium aterium:
- a CDS encoding right-handed parallel beta-helix repeat-containing protein produces MSDLPGASARLPATPITAQDINGGPDPERRVPFVITAPGVYALVEDVDWVARDANARAITIASDDVTLDLGGRTLRQIDPPAPVVAPDPGARPCRGEVVSGNVGVFAEGRARLVIRNGSVLGIQGVGIAARACSQLDLLDLSVRRCGGDGVIDTGFLCRNGGIFVMGARDAAGGVAFAEGIRMINCVCSENTSRLDFVVTLGALVLFCDDVQVKECVFNRTANTSAQPSGVQFNVVGVDFVICRNVLVEDCEAHDNTSGGEPAGFFAWGENYKFLRCRANRNFTLTGNRACGFNISTTSNLEMVECEADGNYNANPAASADAVKDFSALGFRIGRAVYRGLLEGCRAIGNHGASANAPAGGFALHSTRHVVLRRCVAVGNRNASGAAEDDGLAAGFIASTPLADPQGGLVGGEGNAFVDCIADGNTVHRAPLFVQPPAPPVDAGPSRGDPQKGAGFLLERQSDARIIGCQSANNDGKGIWLRACARALVEGNTLSRNALFGIQNEDPAGLSAFTGNRAHLNGSRHRHNYVGLPPGTPVRKWTLGSPPLDGPPDGIANLSTRLP; encoded by the coding sequence ATGAGCGATCTCCCCGGCGCCAGCGCGCGCCTCCCCGCGACGCCGATCACGGCGCAGGACATCAACGGCGGACCGGACCCCGAGCGCCGCGTCCCCTTCGTCATCACGGCGCCCGGCGTGTACGCCCTCGTGGAGGACGTCGACTGGGTGGCGCGGGACGCGAACGCGCGGGCCATCACGATCGCGAGCGACGATGTCACCCTCGACCTGGGCGGCAGGACGCTGCGGCAGATCGACCCACCGGCGCCCGTCGTCGCCCCCGACCCGGGCGCGAGGCCTTGCCGGGGCGAGGTCGTCTCCGGGAACGTCGGCGTGTTCGCCGAGGGGAGGGCGCGGCTCGTCATCAGGAACGGCAGCGTGCTCGGGATCCAGGGGGTCGGGATCGCCGCCAGGGCGTGCAGCCAGCTCGATCTGCTCGATCTGTCCGTCCGGCGGTGCGGCGGCGACGGCGTGATCGACACGGGGTTCCTGTGCCGCAACGGCGGGATCTTCGTGATGGGCGCCCGGGACGCGGCCGGCGGCGTCGCCTTCGCGGAAGGCATCCGGATGATCAACTGCGTGTGCTCGGAGAACACGAGCCGACTCGATTTCGTCGTGACGCTGGGCGCGCTCGTCCTGTTCTGCGACGACGTGCAGGTCAAGGAGTGCGTGTTCAACCGCACGGCGAACACCAGCGCCCAGCCGAGCGGCGTGCAGTTCAACGTCGTCGGCGTCGACTTCGTCATCTGCCGCAACGTGCTCGTGGAGGACTGCGAGGCGCACGACAACACGTCGGGCGGAGAGCCGGCCGGCTTCTTCGCGTGGGGAGAGAACTACAAGTTCCTGCGCTGCAGGGCGAACCGGAACTTCACGCTCACCGGGAACCGCGCGTGCGGGTTCAACATCTCGACCACGAGCAACCTGGAGATGGTCGAGTGCGAGGCGGACGGGAACTACAACGCGAACCCGGCCGCGTCCGCCGATGCGGTCAAGGATTTCTCCGCGCTCGGCTTTCGCATCGGCAGGGCGGTGTACCGCGGGCTGCTCGAGGGCTGCCGCGCGATCGGCAACCACGGCGCGAGCGCGAACGCGCCCGCCGGCGGCTTCGCGCTCCACTCGACCCGCCACGTGGTGCTGAGGCGCTGCGTGGCCGTGGGGAACAGGAACGCGAGCGGGGCCGCCGAGGACGACGGGCTCGCGGCCGGGTTCATCGCCTCGACGCCGCTCGCTGATCCGCAGGGCGGCCTCGTGGGCGGCGAGGGCAACGCGTTCGTCGACTGCATCGCCGACGGCAACACCGTCCACCGCGCGCCGCTGTTCGTGCAGCCGCCGGCCCCCCCGGTCGACGCCGGTCCGTCGCGCGGCGACCCGCAGAAGGGCGCGGGGTTCCTGCTCGAGCGGCAGAGCGACGCGAGGATCATCGGCTGCCAGTCCGCGAACAACGACGGAAAAGGGATCTGGCTGAGGGCCTGCGCGCGCGCGCTGGTCGAGGGAAACACGCTGTCGAGGAACGCGCTCTTCGGCATCCAGAACGAGGACCCCGCAGGGCTCAGCGCCTTCACCGGCAACCGGGCGCACCTCAACGGGTCCCGGCACCGCCACAACTACGTCGGCCTGCCGCCGGGCACGCCGGTCCGCAAATGGACGCTCGGCTCCCCTCCCCTCGACGGCCCTCCGGACGGGATCGCCAACCTCAGCACCCGGCTGCCCTGA
- a CDS encoding type II toxin-antitoxin system RatA family toxin, giving the protein MRRTRSTTTGHRAPIPRALAGGLALAAAACSTGEPGINLDVPRLPAQRARGDVLPAATSDGEQVESAQPAPDTTGITSMAVPIGSTGFARGRSTVVVKGSLERVRAAVLSFERYPEFMPHYKKCRLLGRTPAGGWDLYMEVSALSGAVTMWARIEIQKPVVEDGVETYASRFISGNVQDLQATWRLEKIDAQSTRLSLEVFLRPKLPLPKSLLNAENLDGSARAVAAIRARVEQAQDGNR; this is encoded by the coding sequence ATGCGGAGAACTCGCTCGACCACGACCGGCCATCGCGCACCGATCCCGCGCGCGCTCGCCGGGGGACTCGCCCTCGCGGCCGCCGCGTGCAGCACGGGGGAACCGGGGATCAACCTGGATGTACCGCGCCTGCCGGCACAGCGTGCCAGAGGCGATGTCCTGCCAGCCGCCACGAGCGACGGCGAGCAGGTCGAGAGCGCGCAGCCGGCGCCCGATACGACCGGGATCACGAGCATGGCAGTCCCGATCGGAAGCACCGGATTTGCGCGTGGACGGTCGACGGTGGTCGTGAAGGGCTCGCTGGAGCGCGTGCGCGCCGCCGTGCTCTCGTTCGAGCGTTATCCGGAGTTCATGCCGCACTACAAGAAGTGCCGCTTGCTCGGGCGCACGCCCGCAGGCGGGTGGGATCTCTACATGGAGGTCTCGGCCCTCTCGGGCGCAGTCACGATGTGGGCGCGCATCGAGATCCAGAAGCCGGTCGTCGAGGATGGCGTCGAGACCTACGCGTCCCGCTTCATCTCTGGCAATGTGCAAGATCTCCAGGCCACCTGGCGGCTCGAGAAGATCGACGCCCAGTCGACGCGCCTGTCCCTCGAGGTGTTCCTCCGGCCGAAGCTGCCGCTGCCGAAGAGCCTCCTCAACGCGGAGAACCTGGACGGTTCGGCGCGCGCCGTCGCGGCCATCCGGGCGCGCGTCGAGCAGGCGCAGGACGGGAATCGCTGA
- a CDS encoding aldo/keto reductase: protein MRYKLLGGSGLKVSEISLGTMTFGEDWGFGASAEACRGILEAYRARGGNFIDTANKYTNGSAERIVGELVRGDRGAWVIATKYSLSMNDADPSASGNGRKNLVQSVEASLKRLGTDYIDLLWVHAWDWTTPEAELMRALDDVVRAGKVLYVGMSDAPAWVVSRANAIAELRGWSPFIGIEIEYSLIERTVERELVPMASRLGLGVLAWAPMAGGVLTGKYTRGGGKDAARAAMNQGRLDERGLRVARAVDAVADELGCSSAQVALAWLRSRPAQVIPIIGARKPEQMQDCLGCLDVVLPAAALERLDAASRVPLGFPYEFLGDPGTERVVYGATAARLDVTNPVRRLASGG, encoded by the coding sequence ATGCGTTACAAGCTGCTCGGCGGCAGCGGGCTCAAGGTCTCGGAGATCAGCCTTGGCACGATGACCTTCGGCGAGGACTGGGGCTTCGGCGCCTCGGCCGAGGCGTGCCGCGGCATCCTCGAGGCGTACCGCGCCCGCGGCGGCAACTTCATCGACACCGCCAACAAGTACACGAACGGCAGCGCCGAGCGGATCGTCGGGGAGCTCGTCCGCGGCGACCGCGGCGCGTGGGTCATCGCGACGAAGTACTCGCTCTCGATGAACGACGCCGATCCGAGCGCGAGCGGCAACGGCAGGAAGAACCTTGTCCAGTCCGTCGAGGCGAGCCTCAAGCGCCTGGGGACGGACTACATCGATCTGCTCTGGGTCCATGCGTGGGACTGGACGACGCCGGAGGCCGAGCTCATGCGCGCCCTCGACGACGTGGTGCGCGCGGGCAAGGTGCTCTATGTCGGCATGTCCGACGCGCCTGCCTGGGTCGTCTCCCGGGCGAACGCGATCGCCGAGCTCCGGGGCTGGTCGCCATTCATCGGCATCGAGATCGAGTACAGCCTGATCGAGCGCACGGTGGAGCGGGAGCTCGTCCCGATGGCGTCCCGGCTCGGCCTGGGCGTGCTCGCGTGGGCGCCCATGGCCGGCGGCGTGCTCACGGGCAAGTACACGCGGGGCGGCGGCAAGGACGCCGCGCGCGCGGCGATGAACCAGGGGCGCCTGGACGAGCGGGGCCTGCGCGTCGCGCGCGCGGTCGACGCCGTGGCCGACGAGCTCGGGTGCTCCTCGGCGCAGGTGGCGCTCGCGTGGCTCAGGTCGCGCCCGGCGCAGGTGATCCCCATCATCGGCGCCCGGAAGCCCGAGCAGATGCAGGACTGCCTGGGCTGCCTCGACGTCGTCTTGCCCGCCGCGGCCCTCGAGAGGCTCGACGCGGCGAGCCGGGTGCCGCTCGGCTTTCCTTACGAGTTCCTGGGCGACCCTGGCACCGAGCGGGTCGTCTACGGCGCCACGGCGGCGCGGCTCGACGTGACCAACCCCGTCCGGCGGCTCGCCTCGGGCGGGTGA
- a CDS encoding LysR family transcriptional regulator, with the protein MLLPSLENLACFEAAARTLNFRTAARAVALSPAAFGQRIRQIEEQVGAPLFERTTRRVQLTPRGLALLPRARQCLALAEDCLRSAMRPAPAPVELTLGTRFELGMSWIVPQLGALTRRRPELTLHLYFGASDDLLRRLHDRSVDCVVTSARWSATSLAAETLHEERYAFVASPRLLRREAFARPEHAARHCLLDIDPTMPLFRYLADQAGGAGRFAFARHRWVGLGAAIKALVLAGEGVAVLPRHMVAAELRGGKLKRLLPSAPLARDHFRLVYRRDDPRSSLYAKLAESLRAVPIQ; encoded by the coding sequence ATGCTGCTCCCTTCCTTGGAGAACCTCGCCTGCTTCGAGGCCGCGGCGCGGACGCTGAACTTCCGGACCGCAGCGCGCGCCGTCGCGCTCAGCCCCGCCGCGTTCGGCCAGCGCATCCGGCAGATCGAGGAGCAGGTCGGGGCTCCGCTGTTCGAGCGCACCACGCGCCGGGTGCAGCTGACGCCGCGCGGGCTCGCCTTGCTGCCGCGCGCCCGCCAGTGCCTGGCGCTCGCCGAGGACTGCCTCCGCAGCGCGATGCGCCCCGCTCCCGCGCCGGTCGAGCTGACGCTCGGAACGCGGTTCGAGCTCGGGATGTCGTGGATCGTCCCCCAGCTCGGCGCGCTGACGCGGCGGCGCCCCGAGCTGACGCTCCACCTCTATTTCGGCGCCTCCGACGACCTGCTGAGGCGCCTCCACGACCGCAGCGTCGATTGCGTCGTCACCAGCGCCCGCTGGAGCGCCACGAGCCTCGCGGCGGAGACGCTGCACGAGGAGCGCTACGCGTTCGTCGCCTCCCCCAGGCTGCTCCGGCGCGAGGCGTTCGCCCGCCCGGAGCACGCGGCGCGGCACTGCCTGCTCGACATCGACCCGACCATGCCGCTGTTCCGGTACCTCGCCGATCAGGCGGGCGGCGCCGGCCGCTTCGCGTTCGCGCGGCACCGCTGGGTGGGGCTCGGCGCCGCCATCAAGGCGCTGGTCCTCGCCGGCGAGGGCGTCGCCGTGCTGCCGCGCCACATGGTCGCTGCCGAGCTCCGCGGCGGCAAGCTGAAGCGGCTCCTGCCGTCCGCGCCCCTCGCGCGCGATCATTTCCGGCTCGTCTACCGGCGCGACGACCCGCGGAGCTCGCTCTACGCGAAGCTCGCCGAGTCGCTGCGCGCGGTGCCGATCCAGTGA
- a CDS encoding choice-of-anchor L domain-containing protein, whose product MRGGRFVYLGLCASIGAALWSSGACSATAHLQQAPGEGGGGATSATTAEAGAGGATGTTGSWADFGDGGAPTEDGASPDEDGDGFTVEDGDCNDGDPNVNPGAVEVVITEPDQSGAVPEPVDEDCDGVIDNAPTACDRNIAPADFDAIHGAHAIDLCAKASPGDRKWGVLSAQYVRGDGSPAAPSPAVGVLDSFGPNVRPQGGTRLLVLSSGRARIAQWPGACNADSCKNYGSGTAPPGFPQDNPACSPSANINDDIALELVIRTPTNATGYEFAFKFYTFEYPEFVCDAFNDQFVALATPAPPGSLNGNLSFDSVGNPVSVNISFFEVCEGCPLGTDELEGTGFGLWNDAGATGWLRTQAPVTGGEELKLRFMIFDTGDDRLDSTALVDGFKWVANGGTVPLETAPVEDPR is encoded by the coding sequence ATGAGAGGCGGGCGCTTCGTCTACTTGGGTCTCTGCGCGAGCATCGGGGCGGCGCTCTGGTCCTCGGGCGCGTGCTCTGCGACGGCGCACCTCCAGCAGGCGCCTGGCGAGGGCGGCGGGGGCGCGACCAGCGCCACGACGGCGGAGGCGGGCGCCGGCGGAGCCACCGGTACGACGGGCTCCTGGGCTGATTTCGGCGACGGCGGCGCGCCGACGGAGGACGGGGCCTCACCCGACGAGGACGGCGACGGGTTCACCGTCGAGGACGGCGACTGCAACGACGGCGACCCGAACGTCAACCCAGGCGCCGTCGAGGTCGTGATCACGGAGCCTGACCAGAGCGGCGCGGTGCCCGAGCCAGTCGACGAGGACTGCGACGGCGTGATCGACAACGCGCCGACGGCCTGCGACAGGAACATCGCTCCCGCCGACTTCGACGCCATCCACGGGGCCCACGCGATCGACCTCTGCGCCAAGGCGTCGCCCGGCGACAGGAAGTGGGGCGTGCTGAGCGCGCAGTACGTGCGCGGCGACGGCTCGCCCGCGGCGCCCTCGCCCGCTGTGGGCGTGCTCGACTCCTTCGGCCCCAACGTGCGCCCGCAGGGCGGGACCCGCCTGCTCGTCCTGTCCTCGGGCCGCGCCCGGATCGCCCAGTGGCCGGGCGCGTGCAACGCGGACAGCTGCAAGAACTACGGATCGGGCACGGCGCCGCCCGGCTTCCCGCAAGACAACCCCGCGTGCTCTCCGTCGGCGAACATCAACGACGACATCGCCCTCGAGCTCGTCATCCGCACGCCGACGAACGCGACCGGCTACGAGTTCGCGTTCAAGTTCTACACCTTCGAATACCCGGAGTTCGTCTGCGACGCCTTCAACGACCAGTTCGTCGCCCTGGCGACGCCGGCCCCGCCAGGGTCGCTCAACGGCAATCTGTCGTTCGACAGCGTGGGCAACCCCGTCAGCGTCAACATCAGCTTCTTCGAGGTCTGCGAGGGCTGCCCGCTCGGGACTGACGAGCTCGAGGGCACCGGCTTCGGGCTCTGGAACGACGCCGGCGCGACCGGCTGGCTTCGCACGCAGGCCCCGGTGACCGGCGGCGAGGAGCTCAAGCTCCGGTTCATGATCTTCGACACCGGGGACGACAGGCTCGACTCGACCGCGCTCGTCGACGGCTTCAAGTGGGTCGCGAACGGCGGCACCGTCCCGCTCGAGACCGCGCCCGTCGAGGATCCCCGGTAG
- a CDS encoding helix-turn-helix domain-containing protein, with amino-acid sequence MASRASRVSRASRSAIPFVRAGTREPIEALRQAEIRASSRSLRWTGMVAELGVNPSWETDHLAVAGHYIAINLADAPLRFERKGQRGFERVEMPPGSLWLQPAEVPFSHRVSEATIYGALVLDPARLARLAGVRELLLEPRVGLVDAQIEHVLRALLVEVSRGGATGALFADAMLSGLAARLGARHAARPDRPARGGLSPATLRRLLDYIEAHLGDDFGLEALSGVAGLSPAHMAREFKRALGEPPLAYVTRRRLDRAREALLAGGRPIGELAGALGFADQSHLTRLFKRRFGITPGALARGR; translated from the coding sequence ATGGCATCCCGCGCATCTCGCGTCTCTCGTGCCTCCCGCAGCGCCATCCCGTTCGTCCGCGCCGGCACCCGCGAGCCCATCGAGGCGCTCCGGCAGGCGGAGATCCGCGCGTCCAGCCGCTCGCTGCGCTGGACGGGCATGGTGGCCGAGCTCGGCGTAAACCCGTCCTGGGAGACAGACCACCTCGCCGTCGCCGGCCATTACATCGCCATCAACCTCGCGGACGCGCCGCTGCGCTTCGAGCGAAAGGGCCAGCGCGGCTTTGAGCGCGTGGAGATGCCGCCCGGCAGTCTCTGGCTCCAGCCCGCGGAGGTGCCTTTCTCTCATCGCGTGAGCGAGGCCACGATCTATGGCGCGCTCGTGCTCGACCCTGCGCGGCTCGCGCGGCTCGCCGGGGTGCGGGAGCTGCTGCTGGAGCCCCGCGTGGGGCTCGTGGACGCCCAGATCGAGCACGTGCTTCGCGCGCTGCTGGTCGAGGTCTCGCGCGGCGGCGCCACGGGCGCGCTCTTCGCGGACGCGATGCTCTCCGGGCTCGCGGCGCGGCTCGGCGCCCGCCATGCGGCCCGGCCGGACCGGCCGGCTCGGGGCGGGCTGTCCCCTGCGACGCTGCGGCGCCTGCTCGACTACATCGAGGCGCACCTCGGCGACGACTTCGGGCTGGAGGCGCTCTCCGGCGTGGCCGGGCTGAGCCCCGCGCACATGGCGCGGGAGTTCAAGCGAGCGCTGGGGGAGCCGCCGCTCGCCTACGTGACGCGGCGGCGGCTCGACCGCGCCCGCGAGGCGCTGCTCGCCGGCGGCCGCCCGATCGGGGAGCTCGCGGGCGCGCTCGGCTTCGCCGACCAGAGCCACCTGACACGGCTCTTCAAGCGGCGGTTCGGGATCACCCCGGGCGCGCTCGCCCGTGGCCGGTGA
- a CDS encoding aminopeptidase, whose product MVHVTSLAGLPANALAESTAAIAACDAVVLVAPSPIAKYAGGLGSAVGAVVEAAARVDSALEGKCAPLVLPAPGVPGGRLVLAPMGPLSEDVDDVRSVAEAAAAGFARAVDAGASRPLLVVRAPVGAAPRFARAVEVGALAALGSQWTPLEAREAEMAPRSAESVAVLGLSEARAREIAAIEVGRALCRDITGTEPERMAPRRVAEMCEAAFARTGVLVKIERNVDDYPLISAVSRASRVVERHRPCVVRLDYRPRGEIRRTVLLAGKGVTYDTGGVDLKTDGHMAGMSRDKGGAGAVAGLVRAAAALGLEGVRIVGLLGLVRNSIGEESYVSDEIIRSRAGVRVRIGNTDAEGRLILADLLALSRELAMSGAADPIVFSVATLTGHVYRAHGPYTGAIGNSAAREELDRLDVLAERWGEPMERVRPRREDYTFVAPRSSAEDVVSSNRLASVNTPRGHQFPFAFLDIASGLKGGALPFIHLDIGGVGVESADWQFGRPTGVPIPSLTAYLSGES is encoded by the coding sequence ATGGTCCATGTCACCTCCCTGGCGGGGCTGCCCGCCAACGCCCTCGCGGAGTCGACCGCGGCGATCGCGGCCTGCGATGCTGTCGTCCTCGTCGCGCCATCGCCCATCGCGAAGTACGCGGGGGGGCTCGGCTCCGCCGTGGGCGCGGTGGTCGAGGCTGCGGCGCGCGTCGACTCCGCGCTCGAGGGCAAGTGTGCTCCGCTCGTCCTGCCGGCGCCGGGGGTGCCTGGCGGGCGCCTGGTGCTCGCGCCGATGGGGCCGCTCTCGGAAGACGTCGATGACGTCCGCTCCGTCGCGGAGGCGGCGGCGGCCGGCTTCGCGCGGGCGGTGGACGCGGGGGCGAGCCGGCCGCTGCTCGTCGTGCGCGCTCCGGTGGGCGCTGCGCCGCGGTTCGCGCGGGCCGTGGAGGTGGGCGCGCTCGCCGCGCTCGGGAGCCAGTGGACGCCGCTCGAGGCGCGGGAGGCCGAGATGGCCCCGCGCTCGGCCGAGTCGGTCGCGGTGCTCGGGCTGTCGGAGGCGCGCGCCCGCGAGATCGCGGCCATCGAGGTCGGCCGGGCGCTCTGCCGCGACATCACGGGCACCGAGCCGGAGCGGATGGCGCCCCGCCGCGTCGCCGAGATGTGCGAGGCGGCATTCGCGAGGACGGGGGTGCTCGTCAAGATCGAGCGCAACGTCGATGACTATCCGCTCATCAGCGCGGTCTCGCGGGCGTCGCGGGTCGTCGAGCGGCACCGGCCGTGCGTCGTGCGGCTCGACTACAGGCCTCGCGGGGAGATCCGGCGAACGGTGCTGCTCGCGGGCAAGGGCGTCACCTACGACACGGGCGGCGTCGATCTGAAGACCGACGGGCACATGGCCGGGATGTCCCGGGACAAGGGCGGCGCCGGCGCGGTCGCCGGCCTCGTGCGCGCGGCCGCGGCGCTCGGCCTGGAGGGCGTGCGCATCGTCGGGCTCCTCGGGCTCGTGCGCAACAGCATCGGCGAGGAGTCCTATGTGAGCGACGAGATCATCCGCAGCCGCGCCGGCGTGCGCGTGCGGATCGGCAACACCGACGCCGAGGGGCGCCTCATCCTGGCTGACCTGCTCGCGCTCTCGCGGGAGCTCGCCATGAGCGGCGCGGCGGACCCTATCGTGTTCTCGGTCGCGACGCTGACCGGGCACGTCTACCGCGCCCATGGGCCTTATACCGGCGCGATCGGCAACTCCGCCGCGCGCGAGGAGCTCGATCGGCTCGACGTCCTCGCGGAGCGCTGGGGCGAGCCGATGGAGCGCGTCCGGCCGCGGCGCGAGGACTACACGTTCGTGGCGCCCCGGTCGAGCGCCGAGGACGTGGTCTCCTCGAACCGCCTCGCCTCGGTGAACACGCCGCGCGGGCACCAGTTCCCCTTCGCGTTCCTCGACATCGCCTCGGGGCTCAAGGGGGGGGCGCTGCCGTTCATCCACCTCGACATCGGCGGGGTCGGGGTCGAGTCGGCGGACTGGCAGTTCGGCCGCCCGACAGGCGTCCCCATTCCGAGCCTGACAGCCTATCTCTCAGGCGAATCTTAA